The genomic window taacaaaaaaaataatttaatacaataaaaatatttagataagaccctatataaaaatcaattcctTGCACATAGGTTGTTATTTAGTGACGACCCCCTCCCCCCGCCCGCTTTATTCCATTATACAAGATAAGCTAAAACTCTATCTCTATAGTTTCAAGATGGCACTGCAAAACTATTAGTGGTTGTCGAATTATGGGGATTGTGACTTCATATAGATGATGGAATATTATAACAGGTTTCAATCATtactatgttttatattttatattcattactaTGGACTAACTAGTAACTTACTTTTACTTAGAAAACCtatatttgtagtttttatatatacgaatCTGTAGCCACTATTTATATTCgtttcgaaaatttaaaatttctcttTGCCAAGCAGTTccataatagaaaattatttagctGTGggtaaaaaaacagtattttttattagaaatttagtAGGTGATTAGGGATGGCATTTTGATTCAACCTGTATATTACACTAACAAAGATCTTTTTAAATGTCAATGGTAGATTAACAACATTAATTGTTGAGAACCATCATTTAGTGTTGTGTTGCTAGCCACAAGTTAAATGACTATGacttataatatgcataatacatttataattacataaatatttttcattttatttagggCCAgataaaagattataattCAGAATTCCATAATCAGCTAGAACGAGCCACAGATTGTTTTTCACTAATATCTGAATACTTTGGTCGATGCTTATTTGATGATTTATCTACAGTTGAAAACCAACTAGCTAAATCAAAATTGATATCATCTCCTATAGTATTAACACCTAAACCTGTGGTTCCAGTTGTACAAACACCACCAAGACTGAGTCCAATATTATCTGTACATGCtatacaacaacaaaatacaaatccaTTTGATGAAGATGAAGATAATATGgaatatgatgataataaaaatccaTTCAAAGATGAGTATGATGAAAGTAAAAATCCTTTTGCAGATGACACTTAATTGTAAATtgaagtttaattaataacaatttataaataaataaataatttattattgtaatttaaattaatataaatgcaatactattgtttcaattaaataaatgatatatatatataataataataaaaaaattttttaaaaaaattgaaagatGAATACAcaactttattttactatttataaatttaaaacaatggtTAGTTATATTagctaacaatatttatacatactagactaaaaatcaatgttgttaacattaatttaagataaattcaatgttttcattattaattattaattttacagtatttgaaaaggtaaaatattttttcagtccTTTCGAATGAATGATCTGCcactaaaacattaaaaattacagttattatatatatatataagtaaatttaaattataaatttaatgttctaaaaataaaaactacttaataaaaaaaaaaataaaggaattttttaatgttattttgaattaatatactataatttaaaatatatttgttttggtTTATGAAATTGTCATTTGTTAACTATACTACATGCATACTGATCGGTGTCAATTGTTCCTGtaccaatattaatatgtattaacatgaataatttacttcaacaattaatagaatagaataatcaataatgttATCAAGTAAAGTAGTATGGTACATAATGCCaaagtaacatattatagaattataatctTCCAAACTCATTTCAATAGTGTTTGAATtggagattttttttatatatttatcaacttcaagcattgattattattattatggaaaatatgtattttaatttgtaatatttatacttgtgttattaaatattagtaactaatacattttttttttttttttaaaaattatgtacgaATTACTAATTTCTACattttcacaatattaaaaacccaTTCTCTTTGacctttatataataaatagcaatacttttgattttaattattattacttggtATGAAGTAATTTGACTTTATAACTTAAAGTTGTTTTACAAATTGttgattgtttaaattaattttatacctatgtatttatctttcttatttttataaggtaTATCAGAAATTTTAAGCTTAAGTTGCTAagtcctaaaaataaattatacaaaattaagtagtttaataaaattactaagaattaaaaagctgataacataatgaaaaaatagataaaatatattttaagctctGTTctacattagaaaaaaatttaagtaaataaataataaaagctatatttttaaattttacttacctaatagttttcttttcattagattttttagattctggtCTAGCTCTGTTAAGCACTTTAATGAAGTCAGTTGTTTTTGCTCGCATACAAGAATGTATATATGCCTTCGTGCACTTAATGTGGTAATGAAGATAGTCACGGAACATATGaatcaaattaatagtattttcacGAGCTGCACGATTAGTGTGTCTCGGAAAcaacactaaaattaaattaattaaaaataaaatgttaattgttttcCAATAgcacaattattttcttttacataCTATGTAATTTAAAGGAAACTTTCTTACCAAATGTTATGTATCCTACTTCGTCACCAACACGAGCATTAGTATCTTGCAGTTCAAGCGGTGGTTCTTTGTGCGTAAACAAAACTTGAGGTGAAGTTTGACTAGCTCGTCTGCCTTCTCTCAACTCTTGCATAAAGACTTTACCTAAAACTATGTCATCACTATCTCTGAATACTGTACTGAATACAACAGTTACACGATCTGCTTTTGCTTCCACATACCTAATACAAaagaattgtttaaaaaaaatgtcaaacataaaacaatttgtaacTCACATAGTCTCATCTTCTCGGTAATTAATCACAGCTCTTTTATGGCCTTCTTCCCCTTTTTCTTGaaagtcaaaatacttttcaaatacTGAAGCAAAACAATTACGTTTAAATTGACCAATTTTTTTCACTAACGATTCCCAGTCATCTGGAATTTTTTCTAGGTCAACTagcaaagaaaaattaaaacccgATTCTGGTTCAGTGACGTATGACCCATACACACGGTTTAATAGTTCTGTTGCTCCATGTTGTTGGAGTTCGGCATAGAATTTCAAAGCTATGCTCAcctaacatataatacataattatataataaactgttttctaataatattaaacattacacTCACCCTAAGCTGATTTTTTTGGCCttctaaatttgaaatgtGAAATAATACTCCGGCATAATCcgatatgaatatatttgtgttttctggcttatttctaaaatgcaaaagtaataaataaaatataaacaataaacgtaacatacagttaaaataatgacataCCCTGCCaaagcatttttaattctCACACTGATGGATTCTTCAACAACGCGGTTATTTGTTTCTAACAATATCATGATTTTACTGACTAAcgaaacaaacaataaaacaaagacTAAATAgacatttaactataattgatttaattgattaataaactatattaaagtatacatgggcgaatttttttttataatttatggatAAATTGTCAAATAATATGACGAATCTTCTCGGatgttaatatcaaatattttcatataagaTAACGCGGCCGGATCAGTATGTCTCTTAGTTGAAAAACCAAATATtccgtataaataattttcatcagAGAACGCGTGTTGGTCACTATGTACTCGCACATGTGAATGACTCCCCTACGTTCACATGGCCCGGCAATGGTTTTATAGTTCTCTCATCGTACTATCATTTATCGTAAATCACTAAATCGCAATAAGTcaacattcaatatttttttaatttttcattactgTAACAGTTTAACGTCTTTACTCTTTAGTTATACTCGAGTATAtcagaaattgaaaatttgaaaatgaaagtCAAAGTATTGAGCCGGAATCCGGATAACTATTTACGAGAAACAAAACGGGATATCCAGAAAGGTAATTTTGGTGTTGGCAAGTAGTTAGTAGAATAAACTGTGCTTACAAATTTCATGTTTATACACAAAAGTGGTAATGATTGACTTTTGTTTCTTAATTATcatgttgatatttttatacaaatgtttgggaatgatttttacataaaatatcgcGAATATTCTGGACATAAATTATCTTAACACCCAAATTGTCATTGCAGATATctataaaccataaaatatataggtattttaggtaaacatttttcaattacttattactattctatttatttatctaaatgaTGAATTCTATACTGAATTgtaagttgtattatattattacactaaaatttcatttatcattttgtattaattttattacaaaaatagagGTTGAGCTACCATGTTTTTTTGTCTTagctgtataaaaaaatgtgatggttccattttatagaaattaattcatatatcaTATTGAAAATCTAACATAATACATCTTTAATACTTCCTATAAACTTTTGTCTCTTATGCTCATGTTACCTTAGCAAGAGTGTAGTTCGTCTACTTATCTTGTACAACTGTTATGCCTCGTAGCTCTCTATTTAAATCGGTTTTTTGGTTATCAGTGACTATATTTTTGGCAGTTAGAATAAAGAGgtggtataattaatttattgtgctcaaatctatacctataaattttaatatgattattatttttactgtttagaTAAATAAGGTTgctgcttataatatatttcttggttaattattttagtttatcaataatcttaattgaattgaatcatcaaataaattttgcaTGTACATTAAGTAGAATTTACCTAATTCtttcttaatttttcattattttccagTGCCTCGGAATTATGATCCGAATCTACATCCTTTTCAATCATCACGTGAATATGTTCGTGCTC from Aphis gossypii isolate Hap1 chromosome 1, ASM2018417v2, whole genome shotgun sequence includes these protein-coding regions:
- the LOC114128533 gene encoding probable actin-related protein 2/3 complex subunit 2, which produces MILLETNNRVVEESISVRIKNALAGNKPENTNIFISDYAGVLFHISNLEGQKNQLRVSIALKFYAELQQHGATELLNRVYGSYVTEPESGFNFSLLVDLEKIPDDWESLVKKIGQFKRNCFASVFEKYFDFQEKGEEGHKRAVINYREDETMYVEAKADRVTVVFSTVFRDSDDIVLGKVFMQELREGRRASQTSPQVLFTHKEPPLELQDTNARVGDEVGYITFVLFPRHTNRAARENTINLIHMFRDYLHYHIKCTKAYIHSCMRAKTTDFIKVLNRARPESKKSNEKKTISGRSFIRKD